Sequence from the Deltaproteobacteria bacterium RIFCSPHIGHO2_02_FULL_44_16 genome:
TCCTCATGATCTTCGCAATTTCTACAGCGAGTTCTCGGATTTCAGCATCCGCATGAATGGATCCTCGTAATTCTATAATATGTCGTAAGGCGCGTGCATTTGCGGTGAAGAAGAGTTTTGTTTCGCAGGCATTGGGAAGGACAGAGCGCGCAGTTTGTCTCACCATCTTCCGACGATCGGTTCCGGAAAGTTCCGGATGCTTCTCTGCAACGACCTTTTCGAGTGAATTCGCAAGTTCAAGATACGATTGATGCGATGCTTCAATTGCTTTGATCCATTGTTCATGAAGTGTAGGATTGTCGCGAATAAGAGGAGGCATGCAATAACGCGCATCAGATTCATCAACATAACGTTGTGAAAGTTGAGAAATTCCAACACCGGCACGATGTCGAATTAACTCATGAGTTAACGATCGTGAAATACCCGTGAAAAGAAAATTCCAAACAGCGTGTTCGAGGACCGAGCCATGTTTACTCTCGATAATGCGATCGAGATATTCTTTGTTCGTCTTGCGACCTTTGCCATAGGACATGTAGCAGACACGCCCTGCAGCTTCGGCGAGTTTCTCGGCAGCGACAGGTGTATCAGTTGTAAAGTCACAAGATTCATCCTGAAGAAAGCGTGCAAACGCCTCTTCATTGAGCGTCTGTTTTCCCACCAGATAAACTTTTGGTTTCGTAACGATGCGATTCGTTTCCATATTACGAACAACCCATTGAATTACCGCAATTCGTGCATTTATAACAGGCCCCGCTTCGAACCGTTGTATGTCCACAGCCATCACAGAAAGGGGCATCTCCCATCATGCTTTGAAGTTGTTGGTTTGCGCCACTCACCACAGTTCGTTTTGCTTGAGCAATATTGACGACCACCCCAGAATTCGTGGTGGTGGTTTGCAGATTTGAAACAACAGATCCCACCGCATCAGTTTTCTTCGCGACAACCGATTGGGGAAGTTCTTTTTTCCGAAGTTCTTCTTCTGCTTCTTTTTCTTTTAAGGTGCGATTCGCTTCTGCTTTTCGTTCCAGCTCTTGAAGCGAGGTGCTCACTGCCTCTTCATTGCTCTCTGGTTTCACTTGGACAAAATCGGTGCGTCCTAAATATTCCATTCCCAAAACACGGAAGATGAAATCAACGACGGATGTTGCCATTTTGATGTTGGGATGATCCACCGTTCCTTGAGGTTCAAAGCGAGTAAAGGTGAAACAGTCGACATATTCTTCAAGTGGCACTCCATATTGAAGCCCAAGAGAAATCGCGATCGCAAAACAGTTCATGACACTTCGATACGCCGCTCCCTCTTTGTGCATATCGACAAAAAGTTCGCCGAGGGTTCCATCTTCGTATTCACCTGTCCGAAGATAAACTTTATGCCCCCCAATGCGCGCTTCTTGGGTAAACCCTTTTCGTTTTTTAGGGAGGCGACGGCGTTTGAGGATCGGCTGCGCTGAGAGAGCTGCTTGCTCATAAGCCGCAGATGCCATAGCCTGTGTCTCTTCTTTCTTTTCCGATTTATTCTCTGAACTTGAGGAGAGAGGTTGAGAGAGTTTTGAACCATCTCGGTAGAGTGCAACGGCTTTGAGTCCTGCCTTCCACGATTCAACATAGAGTTTTTCAATCTCTTCTGCAGTTGTTTCGTGAGGAACATTAATTGTTTTCGAAATAGCGCCGGAGAGAAACGGTTGTGCGGCTGCCATCATTTTGATGTGTGCCATCGGAAGAATAAAACGTTTTCCCTGCTTTCCACATTTGTTCGCGCAATCAAAAACAGGAAGATGCTCTTCGCGAAGATGTGGCGCTCCTTCGATCGTCATGTGTCCACAGATCTGAAGATTTGCTTCTTCGATCTCTTTTTCGGTGAAGCCGATAGTTTTCAGAAAATTGAACCCCGGTTTCGTATACTGCTCTTCCGTCAGTCCAAAACGCGCCATAGTCTCTGCGCCAAGCGTGTGATGATTGAAGGCAAAGGGGAGCTCAAAAGTTCCGGGAAGGATTTGTTCAATCTTTTCAAGGTTGGTTTGGGTAAAACCTTTTGCTTTCAGCACATCACTATTGATGTGAGAAGTATTCTGTAATGAAGAGGTTCCTTCGATGTGTTGAATGATGCCAGCGATCTCCTCTTTGGTATATCCCAAATGTTTTAGTGCGAGCGGCACAGAACGATTGACGATTTTAAAATAACCACCACCAGCGAGCTTTTTAAATTTCACAAGCGCAAAGNNNNNNNNNNNNNNNNNNNNNNNNNNNNNNNNNNNNNNNNNNNNNGTTCCGGTCGGAGCGAGGACCGTCACTTGCGCATTTCGATATCCGTGACGTGCGCCATCGGCTAAGCAGGCATCCCATTCATCGCGAATCGTTTGAAGCAAATGCTGAGGGAGATGTTGCGACGGAATATTGTACGCTGCGTCCCGATGCATCCGAATCACATCCATCATCGGTTCTCGATTTGCAGCATATCCTGGAAATGCTCCTTTATGTTCTGCGATTTCAGCCGATGTTTTGTACGCTGTCCCATGCATGAGCGCTGTGATTGCTGACCCGTAGGCTCTCGCTTTGTCAGAGTCGTAAGGAATTCCTTGCACCATGAGTAGCGTTCCTAAGTTGGCATAACCAAGTCCGAGAGGTCGATAGTTGTGACTATTTTCTGTAATCGGACGTGTCGGATAAGAAGAGGCATCGACCAAAATTTCTTGTGCCGTAATAAAAATGCGAGAGGCATGTTTGAATCCTTCGATGTCGAAAACATCGGTCTCTTCGTTGTAAAATTTCATTAAGTTTAACGAAGCGAGATTACAGGCGCTGTTATCGAGAAACATATATTCCGAACAATTATGAATCAAAATACCGTTCGCAACAAAATGATGTGTCAATGGTTCGGTTAAATCATAAACTTTTTGTATTCCAAGAGATGTGAGTGATTCGAAACGATCAGTAAGAGAGTCGCGATAGGTGCCAATAGTTGCATTAAGTTCTCGAAGCATATTTGCCTTCTCACTCTTTGGATGAAACCCAATAGCTTCTTCGAAAAGAACACGTGAAGAACGACTCATACGAAGAGAATGCATTTCTTTCACATTATAGTGTTTGAACCCCCCTTTTCCATCAGGGAGCAAAGTCTCATTTGTTCCTCCTCTTCGATTTTCATAGATTTTTGATTTAATACTAAAAGAGAGAAGAAGTTTTTGTACCTGTTGAAGCAAGGAGAGGCTTGTCGAATCAAGAGCAATATACTGACTCTTTTCTCCATAATTGGCTACGGTACCATCGGTGG
This genomic interval carries:
- a CDS encoding thymidylate synthase, flavin-dependent, which encodes METNRIVTKPKVYLVGKQTLNEEAFARFLQDESCDFTTDTPVAAEKLAEAAGRVCYMSYGKGRKTNKEYLDRIIESKHGSVLEHAVWNFLFTGISRSLTHELIRHRAGVGISQLSQRYVDESDARYCMPPLIRDNPTLHEQWIKAIEASHQSYLELANSLEKVVAEKHPELSGTDRRKMVRQTARSVLPNACETKLFFTANARALRHIIELRGSIHADAEIRELAVEIAKIMRKESPNLFADVNIVKEKGEEVVSITYSKV